In the genome of Cronobacter malonaticus LMG 23826, one region contains:
- the malT gene encoding HTH-type transcriptional regulator MalT, protein MLIPSKLSRPVRLEHTVVRERLLAKLSGASNYRLALINSPAGYGKTTLISQWAAGKTELGWYSLDEGDNQPERFASYLIAAIQQATGGHCASSEVMAQKRQYANLSSLFAQLFIELADWPRPLFLVIDDYHLITNPVIHEAMRFFLRHQPDHLTLVVLSRNLPQLGIANLRVREQLLEIGSQQLAFTHQEARQFFDCRLSQPIEPAQSSRLCDDVAGWATALQLIALSARQNTGAVHQSARRLAGINASHLSDYLVDEVLNNVDNDTRQFLLKSALLRSMNDALIARVTGEENGQMRLEEIERQGLFLQRMDDSGEWFSYHPLFGNFLRQRCQWELSTELPDIHRAAAESWMAQGFPSEAIHHALAAGDASMLRDILLNHAWGLFNHSELALLEQSLKALPWESLLANPRLVLLQAWLMQSQHRYSEVNTLLARAEQEMKGEMDDTLHGEFNALRAQVAINDGDPDEAERLAMVALETLPLANFYSRIVATSVHGEVLHCKGDLTKSLSVMQQTELMARRHDVWHYALWSLIQQSEILFAQGFLQAAWETQEKAFTLIQEQHLEQLPLHEFLLRIRAQLLWAWARLDEAEACARTGMTVLASYQPQQQLQCLALLVQCSLARGDLDNARSHLNRLENLLGNGHYHSDWVSNADKVRVIYWQMTGDKAAAAAWLRQTPKPAFANNHFLQSQWRNIARVQILLGDYEPAEMVLEELNENARSLRLMSDINRNLLLLNQLYWNAGRKSDAQRVLMEALTLANRTGFISHFVIEGEAMAQQLRQLLQLNTLPEIEQHRAQRILRDINQHHRHKFAHFDENFVNKLLNHPEVPELIRTSPLTQREWQVLGLIYSGYSNDQIAGELDVAATTIKTHIRNLYQKLGVAHRQDAVQHAQQLLKMMGYGV, encoded by the coding sequence ATGTTGATACCGTCTAAGTTAAGTCGCCCGGTTCGTCTTGAACACACTGTGGTTCGTGAACGTCTGCTGGCTAAATTATCCGGCGCTAGCAACTACCGGCTGGCGCTTATCAACAGCCCCGCCGGCTACGGAAAAACGACGTTAATTTCCCAGTGGGCCGCCGGGAAAACCGAGCTGGGCTGGTATTCGCTTGATGAAGGCGATAACCAACCGGAGCGCTTCGCCAGCTATCTTATCGCCGCCATTCAGCAGGCGACGGGCGGACACTGCGCCAGCAGCGAAGTGATGGCCCAGAAACGTCAGTACGCGAACCTCTCCTCCCTGTTTGCGCAGCTTTTCATCGAGCTGGCTGACTGGCCGCGCCCGCTCTTTCTGGTGATTGATGATTACCATCTCATCACCAATCCGGTTATTCACGAGGCGATGCGCTTCTTCCTGCGCCATCAGCCCGATCATCTGACGCTGGTGGTGCTCTCGCGCAACCTGCCGCAACTGGGTATCGCCAACCTGCGCGTGCGCGAACAGTTGCTCGAAATCGGCAGCCAGCAGCTTGCGTTTACGCACCAGGAAGCGCGCCAGTTTTTCGACTGCCGACTGAGCCAGCCCATCGAACCGGCGCAGAGCAGCCGCCTTTGCGACGATGTCGCAGGCTGGGCTACCGCGCTGCAGCTCATCGCGCTTTCGGCACGTCAGAATACCGGCGCGGTGCATCAGTCGGCGCGCCGACTGGCGGGCATTAACGCCAGCCACCTCTCCGATTACCTGGTCGATGAGGTGCTGAATAACGTCGATAACGACACCCGTCAGTTTTTACTGAAAAGCGCCCTGCTGCGTTCGATGAACGACGCGCTGATCGCGCGCGTGACCGGGGAAGAGAACGGTCAGATGCGGCTGGAAGAGATAGAGCGCCAGGGGCTGTTTTTACAGCGAATGGATGATTCCGGCGAATGGTTCAGCTACCACCCGCTGTTCGGTAACTTTCTGCGTCAGCGCTGCCAGTGGGAGCTGTCAACCGAGCTGCCGGATATCCACCGCGCCGCGGCGGAGAGCTGGATGGCGCAGGGTTTCCCGAGCGAGGCAATTCACCACGCGCTCGCGGCGGGCGACGCCAGTATGCTGCGCGATATTCTCCTTAACCACGCCTGGGGGCTGTTCAACCACAGTGAACTCGCTCTGCTGGAACAGTCTTTAAAAGCCCTTCCCTGGGAAAGCCTGCTGGCGAACCCGCGCCTTGTACTGTTGCAGGCCTGGCTGATGCAAAGCCAGCATCGCTATAGCGAAGTTAACACCCTGCTGGCGCGTGCCGAGCAGGAGATGAAGGGAGAAATGGACGACACGCTGCATGGCGAATTCAACGCTCTGCGCGCCCAGGTGGCGATTAACGACGGCGACCCGGACGAGGCCGAACGGCTGGCGATGGTCGCGCTGGAGACACTGCCGCTGGCGAATTTCTACAGTCGCATTGTGGCGACGTCCGTCCACGGCGAAGTGCTGCACTGCAAAGGCGATTTAACGAAATCGCTGTCGGTGATGCAGCAGACCGAACTGATGGCGCGCCGTCACGATGTGTGGCACTACGCGCTCTGGAGCCTTATCCAGCAGAGCGAAATTCTCTTCGCCCAGGGCTTTTTGCAGGCGGCCTGGGAGACGCAGGAAAAAGCCTTTACGCTTATTCAGGAGCAGCATCTGGAACAGCTGCCGCTGCATGAGTTCCTGCTGCGTATTCGCGCACAGCTCTTGTGGGCCTGGGCGCGGCTTGATGAGGCGGAAGCCTGCGCGCGCACTGGAATGACCGTTCTGGCGAGCTACCAGCCGCAGCAGCAGTTGCAGTGTCTGGCGCTGCTGGTGCAGTGCTCGCTGGCGCGCGGCGACCTCGACAACGCCCGCAGTCACCTCAACCGTCTCGAAAATCTGCTCGGTAACGGCCATTACCACAGCGACTGGGTTTCTAACGCCGACAAAGTGCGGGTGATTTACTGGCAGATGACGGGCGATAAAGCCGCCGCCGCCGCCTGGCTACGCCAGACGCCGAAACCGGCCTTCGCCAATAACCACTTCCTGCAAAGCCAGTGGCGCAATATCGCCCGCGTTCAGATCCTGCTTGGCGATTACGAGCCCGCGGAGATGGTGCTGGAAGAGCTTAACGAAAACGCCCGCAGCCTGCGTCTGATGAGCGATATCAACCGCAACCTGCTATTGCTGAACCAGCTTTACTGGAATGCCGGACGGAAAAGCGACGCCCAGCGCGTGCTGATGGAAGCGTTAACGCTGGCCAACCGCACCGGGTTTATTAGCCATTTCGTGATTGAAGGCGAAGCGATGGCGCAGCAGTTGCGTCAGCTGTTGCAGCTCAATACGCTGCCAGAGATCGAACAGCATCGCGCGCAGCGTATTTTGCGTGACATTAACCAGCATCATCGCCACAAGTTCGCGCATTTTGATGAGAATTTCGTCAATAAGCTGCTGAACCACCCGGAAGTACCGGAGTTGATCCGCACAAGCCCGCTGACCCAGCGCGAATGGCAGGTGCTGGGGCTTATCTACTCCGGATACAGCAACGATCAGATTGCCGGTGAGCTTGATGTGGCGGCGACCACGATCAAAACTCATATCCGCAATTTGTATCAGAAGCTTGGCGTGGCGCACCGTCAGGACGCCGTTCAGCACGCACAGCAGTTGTTGAAGATGATGGGGTATGGGGTTTAA